A segment of the Lycium ferocissimum isolate CSIRO_LF1 chromosome 10, AGI_CSIRO_Lferr_CH_V1, whole genome shotgun sequence genome:
TAAACGTTTTACTACCAAGATTGTTTTACAgagagaaattattttaaatatcaaTTATGAAAGACTTCaattaagttttttcttttatttaattgaaatttaacattacataataaaattttcaattaatataatacatagataaaaaaaaaatgatataataTCAACACAATGATTTAAATATACTATACTAAAAAGCtacaatcaaaataaaattcaaaatcattccacaaatttaaattcaacacaattttttttatttattagaaATTAATAGATTAATGAGGGATATACCTGGTAAATATGTATTTATGGTAGGGATATTtttatcatgaaaaatataattttctgCTTTTGCTTCTGTTTTTTTCAAGTAGCAgaaattttctatttctttcCAGCAGCAGAAAAACTGCTTCTGCCTCTACTTAAAAGCAGTTTTACTAATTGGCCATACCCTCAAATATCCaagaaagtatttttttctCGAAAAAAGCGCTTTTGGCCTAAAAAACGCTAGGCCAAACAAGCTCTAAATGGCCCTCAAGCATATATGTTACTAATTACCAACTTTTAAGAATTTTTTGTAGGTATGTTAAGTTAATGACTAATCTTATTAATTTCATACAAAATTAATGATCAAATATACAGTTAACGCACAATTCAACGACCGAAATCAGAATTTATCTATACCTCGAGGACCAAGAGTGCAATCTTCCCTAAAACCCTCAGTCACTCCAAACTAAATTTATTAATTTCATACAAAATTAAGGATCAAACATATAGTAAAACGTACAATTCAACGGCCGAAATCAGAATTTACCTATACCTGGAGGACCAAAAGTGCAATCTTCCCTAAAACCCTCACTTCAAAATcaccgcaaccattcacacagtCTCAAAAATGGCCGACGGCGAAGCAGTATGTGAAGCAGCTAGGAATGGTGACATCAACAGAATTAAATCTCTAATTGATTCCGGCGATGACGTCACTTACTTTGACAAGGACGGACTTACTCCACTAATGCACGCCGCCAAACACGGCCATGCTGACGTGGTAAAAGCTCTTCTAGATGCAGGTGCACCGTGGAATGCCCTAACTCCTTCAAATGTATCTGCTGGTGACTTCGCTATGGATGCTGGTCATCAACAAGCCTTTGACGTTCTTCTCAATTCTGGTACttacttttaacacataaattttggaggtgtctagatgataattttgtaagttggagtgtcCAACTGATACAGTGGAGACAAGTTAAtgtgtctagatgatcattttgtaagttaaaGTGTTTAATTGACAGTAGAGAACAAGTTTAAAGTGTCTTTCTATGTATTCTGTCTTTTATTTTTGCTAGaaaaattatgattttctcTAAGACTTGTGTTTGGTTTGAGGTATAAGGAAATATATTGCCAGCGTAAATGCTGTATTACTAATGCAAAGTCTGGTCTAGTTACAACTGTGCATTAATAACATAACTCTTCGTTGTTAATGCACTGTCTGACTTCCTATATTAAACTCCACATAGGTAATAACAGCATAACGTTTGAGAAAAATTATGTTTATTCTAGATAGGATGTGGAACAATATTATGTGCGTCAGAAGTACTTGGATAAGACGATTGACATTACAAAAATACTCTTAATGTAAGGTGACTTGTTTTGGTATCACATTTCCATTCATCTACCAATTCGGAACGAAACAACCTGTTTTCTATCTTAGCTGATTCGTATATCATGCAGAAAATAACATTTGAAAGTAAAAAATTTATGATTacttttttgattattttattgtaattattgCTTCTCTTGTTCCCCAATACGCCCGAGAGTCAACGTTATATCAAAGTTGGAAATTTTGCAGAGTAAAAATCTAGTATCAGAAAGGGCAACTGGAGCCGTTAGTCTTTTTTATACAGTGTGTAGTTCAACTAAAATTTTGAGGTTATTTAGGTTAATGTTACTGATACATGTTTATTATTCAATATATAGCAATCCAGGCAGAATTAATCCTTGGGACAATTGCAAGGAAGGAGAATGTTACAGGGAACTCAGATGGGGACTATTTAGATGATAGAGTTACTTTTAGTGAAGATAAGATTATGGACTCTGATAGTAAGGCTATAATGATGGCTTGGGAGAAGCCATTGATGGAAGCTCACGCGAAGGCTATCTGCTCAAATGGTGGCCACATACTGAATATTGGATTTGGGATGGGCCTCGTAGATACCGCCATACAGCAATATGCACCACTATCACACACTATTGTCGAAGCTCACCCAGAGGTCTATGATCGTATGATACGCGCTGGTTGGGGCGCCAAGGAGAATGTGAAAATCATATTTGGTCGGTGGCAAGATGTCATTTCTGAACTTGAATCCTACGATGGTAAACCTCCACTTCTTGGCATTGCTTGTTCTAATCATGTCCT
Coding sequences within it:
- the LOC132033454 gene encoding protein arginine N-methyltransferase 2 translates to MADGEAVCEAARNGDINRIKSLIDSGDDVTYFDKDGLTPLMHAAKHGHADVVKALLDAGAPWNALTPSNVSAGDFAMDAGHQQAFDVLLNSAIQAELILGTIARKENVTGNSDGDYLDDRVTFSEDKIMDSDSKAIMMAWEKPLMEAHAKAICSNGGHILNIGFGMGLVDTAIQQYAPLSHTIVEAHPEVYDRMIRAGWGAKENVKIIFGRWQDVISELESYDGIFFDTYGEYYEDMREFHQHLPRLLKPGGIYSFFNGLCGGNPFFHIVYCQLVSLELESSGYSTQLIPLPVKDCLSESVWEGVKQKYWQLDTYYLPVCQSMSESE